Within the Arachis duranensis cultivar V14167 chromosome 10, aradu.V14167.gnm2.J7QH, whole genome shotgun sequence genome, the region CAAGTTTTTTCTTCAAATGTTTGGTAAAATGTGATGTTTaactatttaataatttttttatatgtttcttttatcctacttaaaaaatataaggtgaaaaattaaactttatcaaataattaaaaaaaaattgataaaatctaTTCCCAATTGGCACGCATGACGCACCTGTTACCAACCAATTAAACCAATTAATAAAGAGTCAAAGTTCTGTGGTTTACATTGGGTTCTATATTtactacttaattaattaatatcacTATTACCAATTATTGCTACAAGATGGGAGATGATAATGATTTATGAACACATGGTAAAAATACTAGGTTTTAAAACTTTATAATGAAATTGGAGGCATGATTTAGTTTCTATTCATTTATgggttttatttgtttgttttttcacTCATCTGTGTCTATTAACTCTTTTTAATTGTAGGGTCATTAAAATGGACTAAACCCATGATCCAATTCATTTATCCATTTAGATCCAATtcatttattcatttaaatgagcaaattttgtctctaaaattaaaTCCGTTTAAATTTCAAGCTAAACAGCTTGAGTCCGATTAATCCGAAAAAATGACGGGTTAAACGGGCTAACCCACAAACTAAACGGGTGgcctgtttatttttttttacatttttttaaaaatgtaataGTTTTAATAGTTTTAATCGATATTTCTCTCGATTCGACCAGAAAATCTAACCTAtcaactaaaaatatattattttttaatagtcttTTACCTAAAAgtgatattttttatcaaaatatttttcaaaaaataaaataaaaagataaacgGACTGACTCGTTTAACCCATTGAGTTTTGACCATAAATGGTCTGGACTGAAATTATACTCCACGAATAAAGTGGGTTTAAACAGTCCAATCCATTTAATCCATGGACTTAACGGGCCAAACCTAAATAAGCCGAGCTAGCCCATTTGACGGCCCTATTTAATTGAAACGGCCCTATTTACTACAAGCTACAAATTCTGGGAACTTATCAAACTGCTACCAAGCATACGCTTCATGGATTTCATCTCTCCCCAAAATTGGTTGTTCAGTTTAGAATACTACATTGCTATTATTTGTTCATCTCTACaatttatgaaaattaaacCTTATGGTACTTGTATTTTTGCCCTAAGTTGAATCTGTACACATGGTTATTAAACCCATTTAACACCAGGGTCCTCACTGCTTCAACTCCTTGCTCCAATGAAGTATCAATctgtcaaaaaaatatatatttccatcaaaattcaatcaagGAAGGAATAAAAAGGAACATAATTTGGGAcaagtaataaaataatcacACAAATTCGAGGATTTTACTCTTCGAACTGCGTTTTGTAGGTTAAATCTGTCCAAATTTGTTAGGATCCATCAATAGTCTATTAACTACTATTAAGTTCAATAAGCAAAATAAGTTCTAAACTGTTCTCAAActtatagaatatatattaactatCATAACATGAGTGAAAGCGCAAAGTATTTACAAATATAAGCAGAAACTTGTAATGcaacaataaaagaactaaaCCAAGTGATGCTAGGTTGAATGCCAGGAAGTATAACCTGTTTTCGCTCCACTGAACTGAACTTCTGCAGAAGAAAAGCTTTCACATCCATATTTCCAGGAGGATTTCCGATTCCTATAAACAGAAATATTAAACATACTACTAATGAATAAACTAGACACCATATCAAGTCATCAAGTGATAGGAGATAAGTGGGAAGGAACTAACCTAAGGAAAGCCGAGGAAACTCGCGGGAACCATCCAAATGGCCCATGACATTTTTCAACCTGCAACAATCTAACACCAGTTATATAGGAATTTATGTTCCATCACAACAGGACATAAACACAAATATTACACAGTTTCCCAAATTTATAAACCatgtaacaaaaaaattcaacaagaattaCCCATTGTGGTAACCATGTCCGCCTTTAGGTTGAAGCCTTAAAACACCATTTGGAAGGCTCATTTCATCATAAACCTACATAAAAATTCTCACTAACTTTTAAGGAACTTGTACATTGTCATCACTGACTACTTTCAACTAGAAGTAAGGTTAGAAAAACATACTAGTAGAATATGACGCAGGGGTACTTGATAATATGCAGCAAGAGGCCCAACCTTTAGGAATATTACAAGCAAGAAAAATTATAGATGGTTTACTTGATTCGTTACCAATTTCACCAAGTGTACATGTGTATATCGTATAAAATCTAGCAATTTATGTGATGAAATGAAACTAACCGATTCACCACTAAAGTTCATGTATGTTTGAGGCTTTGCTAGCAAAATTGGTACATCTCCTATAGAACCTGTATAAGATcacagaagaaaagaaaactcaTTACCAAGATAAATGAAGCCAATAAACTTGGAGGAGGAAAAGAGGGAGAAaatattaataagaataaaatcatTCCTGGGTAATTTTTTACCCATTCCAATCAATGCCTTAGACTGTATTGTGTTCATCCGAATCCCTTCTGCTCTAGAAATGCTATCGATTACTTCAAATCCCACCTAACAGATAGTAGGGAAAAAATATTCATACCACATAAAGAGAAGATTATTGTTCTTAAGAACTTCTAAAAACTTGTGGTGAATAACCAATTACATTGTGCCTAGTTCCATGGTATTTACTTCCAGGGTTACCCAAGCCTACAACAAGCCAAGGAGTATACTCCACTTTAGTAGCTCCATTCTTTGTCTCTGGTACCGAACAGCAAACCGGAGACCTCGCTCTAACCGAAGGCTCCCTCGAATCACGAGGACGATGAAGGTTCCTGGGACAGCTCAAACAAAATCCAGGGGCAGGTGATGCTGCATGCAACATTGATATACTGAAAATTCAAAGAAAGGATACACAATAAATAAGAAACAGTATGTGCCCATGTTACTCAGAAAAACCAGCACTCAATTATCTTATCTCTGATCTAAATCATTGTAAGCTTCAACCTAGAACCAAATTATGAATAGtaaataaacaaagaagaaagccATACGATACCACaaaaaattgcatttttttttgcttcGGAAATAAAAGGAACAAAAAATCAGACAAGCTTCAAAAGAAAACACATTAACTACCCTTAAAATCGTAAAATCTCTCATCACACAGCATCACGGAGACTCTTATAGCAAGCAGAACAGCGGAAAATCATGCAACACTTACAGCGTGTGAAGAAGAAGCTAGGAGGCGGAGGTGAACGGCTTGTGAAGGTTGGCAGCAGCAGAGCGGAAGAAGAGGGCAGAGGAGAACAGAGAGTCAACTGCTGTTGCCTGAGCCGTCGGTGGTGCCGTCGCCAATGCCGTCGCCGGAGACTGGTGGTGGTGGGTGCTTGATAATGGACAGTTTTTGAAGATAATAAAAGGatgatgtttaattttttaacgaTATGTTTTTGAGGTAATGGGCTTACCTTTTTGCCACTAGCCTTTTGGGTCAAACACAAATTGGGcctcaatatatataaattcggctaatattttaaatattgttcTTAActgataagaaaaaagaaaataggcCGCTGAGGCCTAGTTCAACTGGTTTAATCATATATCTCTTAATATACTGcattcgaatttaaattttagtgtTGTGTGTGTGAATATGTTGTGCTAGTTAGAATTGGAGGTTGTCAAATTCACTTGACATAAAAAAAACTGataacaaaatagaaaatattggATGTAATGCCTAAATAGTCCCTGAAATCTTTAATGcgcattaaataaattttttattttttaaaatgaccaAATATACTCTTTATTCTCATAAACGTAAATATTCGTTAGTCCAAAAATCATCAGACTGTCCACACGTTTTAATATTGTTGATTTGTGCACTTAAGTATAGTTAACTAAACCGATTAATCGAAccaaaaattgataaaaaaccgaaaaatatGTTTTGCTGTTTTTATTGCAGTTCGATTTGTTTTTAGATTCTGACAATAAAAATTCCAACTGAACCGAATCGAATTGGTATTatacaaaattctaaaaacaaaCCCCCCTCCCCCAACTCCAAATGTGACCTAACCTAACCTAATCTAACCCCCCACCCAGTCACCTACCCACAAACGTAAACCTAGCCATAGCCGCTCTCTACTCTCACCCTCTCACTCTCGCTCTCTGCACTCACTCTTAGTCTCACTCGACAAAACCCAGGGCTGGCGGCGAACCCACCTTCTTGCAGCACCTCTCAACGCCGGCGAAGCCCTTCCTCCCACCACCTCGCAGCGCCGCTAAACCTTTCCTTCCAAGCTCCCAGCACCTCCTCGCGGATAGCACCACCCAGCCCCAGCTAGCGGAGTCGCGATCGTGGACACTACACCACCCAGCACCATCCAGCAGCCAACAGTGCACCACCCCAGGCGCCACCAACAAGACCGATCTAGCCAACCGCAGCACAGCACAGCATTAAGCCACCCAGCCACCGATTGAAGTCAGATACGGAACCTGAACCTCCGAGTCAGGTATGTAATTTGACTAATTTCTGTTCAATAATTATTGATTCATTGTTTTATTCTATTCAACAGCCTCTAATTGTTGTTCATTGTGTTATTTGCAATGTTTTGAAAACTGATTCGGACTGGCCGGTCGAACCGATTAAATCATAAACTGCTGTAAAAAACTCAGATAAATGTTAAAATCGTCAATTTTAAAAACTGCAATTGAACCGTTAAATCGGTCGAAAATCGGTCAGTCAAACCGAACTGTGAACTGACCGGTTTTTTGAATAAGGAACATGTCGTTTCATTGTGCTGCACACTAACTAGCCCTGCCCAAACTCCATCGTCGGGACCCCGGAATCCCAGATCCAGAACGCGCCTCTGCCTCAGTGCCTCTCTCACACTTAGTCCAGGCTCCTCTCATCGAGCTCCTGGTCGTCCGTCCAGCCACCGCCTGCTACCACCGCCGTCGGAACTTCGAACAGCCACCGCATGCTCCCTCACTTCCCCTCCATCACGCCGCAGCCATCGCAACCTTCCTTCCCTTCCATCGCACAGCCACCGTGCGAACGTGGAAGCCTCCGTCGCGCAGGTTCCCcacttctcctcctcctccccaTTCAGATACAGGTATACAGCCCCCCACCCCCAAAACACAAACCCTAGGATACTCTCCCACCGCCGCAAGGGTCTCACTCAACGCCGCCGTCCATTGCGCTCAGACACCACCGTGTCTTCGTCCGGTCGTCTGCGGCTCCGCGCGTCTTCCTCGTTCAACAATTGGTGCGTCTTCCTCGAGCTCACGAAGGCAATGgcttcattttttaaaaaattttcgttctctgttttttttttatctttgctCAGAACATTGattcaatgatttttttttttgagattctGCTAgaacattgattttttttgagaTTCTGCTAgaacattgattttttttttggattcttGTTTTGGATTGAAACATTGAATAATTAGTTGATTTAGTTCAGTTAATCTTTGTTAAAATTACGCTGATTTAGTTCACTACTTAACCTTGTTAACCTTGCTTTAGTTATCAAGTTGCTTGCTGCTTCAATTTAAAGGGAATGTGAATTTTGGTTTAAGCTGTGATTGAAGTTTCCTTCGTTTAGGTGTTCTTCACTTTCCCAGTTAAGCTTAGCCTTTGATTCTTTGAGCATACACGTTCAAGTTATTGTTCTCAGCAATGCTGATTCTTagatatttctttctttgttgcTTTGTTTTAAATGTTCCTGTAGGTGTTGTGTTGTTGCTGTGTTTTAAATGTTCCTTTGATTCTTTGTTGTGTTGTTGCTGTGTtgtctttcttttccttgaatGCTTGTATTGATTTGCTGTCCGAGGACCTGCACACCGACTTGCATTCTTGCATTCTTGCAATGAAGCTTTCCATGTTAAAACtatttttgcatacaaaatgaATGTGGTTTGATAATTTCTAATTGATATAACTTATTGTGGGATGAGTTAGAGATTATTTTGAAGGTGTTGGGAAGGAAAGGAGGTTATTGAGCAATTGGAGAGTTGACAGTGCTagccttttttttctattaattattgTGCTGAACTTGTTAAAATTGGTTTGAAAACTCTGTTAATTTATCTTGttaaaattatgtttaaaaattttgttaatctTAGTTAAATACAgttgatttttgtttatttatattctatttattattttattataaaacagttATTTTGGTTGAACCACGGTTGAACCGGTTAGACCAGTAAACCAATGAACCAGTCACTAGAACGGTTTGATGACCagttcggttttcagaaccttggttaTTTGTTATTCATTGTTTACTGAAATTGCTTCTGATTGCTGGTTCACTGTTCattgttttatttgttgttcATTGTTTAGGGAAATTGCTTCTGATTGATGGTTCTGTTTGATAATTATtggttctatttttattttgctatatgatttttggtttagggtttttggttctGTTCAGAGATTATTTTGTTCTTGCAGCTTTGGTAATTTGTGGTTCTCTACTTTGAAAATTTGTGGTTCTGTTTGataatttttgtttgaaaatttgttcTGTGTTCTTGTTTAATTATCTAAGTTTATAGTGTTTTCTAATAAGAAAGATAAATATGAGTGTCGCACGTCAAGCATACGCATATTACTGAGTTTGAAGGAAGAAAACAATTAATTAGGCCAATAATAATATCTGaatatagatatagatatatATGTAGGTAGAAACCGCTGGTTTCCAATTtacaaatcaattttttcataCCAAATACacctaattttcaaattaaaagtgACCGGTgaaatgttttaatttaaagataGTTATATATTTTACAAGGTGCTTGTTGATATGTAGTTTCAGTTACTGATGAGTCCCATTATTCTACATGCGGGAAGCAGATAAATTCTACATGGGACCAGTTTCCACTTGGATCAAATATTTGAAACTTTGTGCTGAATTTGTGCTGAATccttttcttgatttttttttttttatcatggcAGGTATAGGATGCATCCAGAGATATGCAAATCCTCTTCAGTCTTCTACAGAATTTTTCAAGCTTAACCACTGAAAACAAAACACTGCCACCGATTCATTCAATCGTCAAATTTGTTCCTTTTTCTCATTTCTGAATTCTACAATGCAAAGGGTATCTTCAACAATCTCAAGGACCATAGTTAATTTGTCCAAGGCCAGAAGCCCGTTTCTGCTTAAACGCCCTTTCTTTGCAGCAACTACCCAGAAATCGCAGCAGCCGGAGATTCTGGGAGATTTCCGGAAATGGGGTTCGGTTGGGTTTTGCAGGATGTCGAAGTTCGCCAGTGGGTTCACTCCTTTGCAGCCAAAGCCCTTGGATTCCATTGTAGATGTTGAAAGATTGAAGGACCGCTACCCTGATGATATTGCTTCTATTTGGGATGATGCAAGTCTTTCATTTTCGGGCTACTCATTACTCAATTAGCATGCATCAAATAGTTCTTTGTTCTTTCCTTTATGGACTTATATGCATTAAGATAAGGATCAGATTAAACTCAAAGTCCTCTTCTTTGTCTTTGCTGTTTGCTTTTACTAtattagtttttctttcttattcttttccCTAGAATTTGTGGAacttggtaaaaaaaaatgCTTTTGCTTGTGCCTAATGTGATATGCTGAATAGCTTGAGTTAGTTTTTCTTAGCTTTGATGGAATCATGGAATGCAATTCATCATAAAGCTATTATGTTGTGTAACAATTTATGTCTCCTTTGAAgagttttgtttatttatttatgataatATGATTTGGCTTGTTTTATTTCAGTATCACTTGGGTAGAGGTCATATTGGAGCATCCATGAAAGCAAAACTTTATAACCTGCTGGAGCATAGAGCTTCAGAAtggtattattttttctttttaattattaagatATGTATCACGATATTTGTACCATTCCAGTATTCATGTTCTCACCTCAGCTTTATTTATCCTTGGCAGCCGATATTTTGTGATTCCTGTGTGGAGAGGAAGCGGTTATACGACAATGTTTGTTCAaggtttgataaaaattttatctcGCTTATCATTTagtctaaatttaattaatacttGTGAATCAAAACTGTGTTGCAAAT harbors:
- the LOC107471214 gene encoding uncharacterized protein LOC107471214, with the protein product MQRVSSTISRTIVNLSKARSPFLLKRPFFAATTQKSQQPEILGDFRKWGSVGFCRMSKFASGFTPLQPKPLDSIVDVERLKDRYPDDIASIWDDYHLGRGHIGASMKAKLYNLLEHRASECRYFVIPVWRGSGYTTMFVQVQMPHILFTGLEDYKARGTQAAPYFTVTFYKEFAEAKDLVLIRGDVVFTSKLTDSEAEWLIETVQSFYLNDARYKLVERFNKETHDFDFKDVLQALNMPIL
- the LOC107471247 gene encoding chloroplastic group IIB intron splicing facilitator CRS2-B, chloroplastic; this encodes MLHAASPAPGFCLSCPRNLHRPRDSREPSVRARSPVCCSVPETKNGATKVEYTPWLVVGLGNPGSKYHGTRHNVGFEVIDSISRAEGIRMNTIQSKALIGMGSIGDVPILLAKPQTYMNFSGESVGPLAAYYQVPLRHILLVYDEMSLPNGVLRLQPKGGHGYHNGLKNVMGHLDGSREFPRLSLGIGNPPGNMDVKAFLLQKFSSVERKQIDTSLEQGVEAVRTLVLNGFNNHVYRFNLGQKYKYHKV